One genomic window of Euleptes europaea isolate rEulEur1 chromosome 8, rEulEur1.hap1, whole genome shotgun sequence includes the following:
- the BHLHE22 gene encoding class E basic helix-loop-helix protein 22 translates to MERALSLAAEEDLFHKSLGAATKRMESAFRSPPGLELAAHPPPPPRQPPSPLGCYEAAESEAAALLREGGGALGAGEALGVPFGPGRGSAAESSGGEQSPDDDSDGRCELLLRGPGGAGGGAGGALLKAPEGGGGGGGGAHGVGGPKKSKEQKALRLNINARERRRMHDLNDALDELRAVIPYAHSPSVRKLSKIATLLLAKNYILMQAQALDEMRRLVAYLNQGQAVSAASLPGSAAAAAAAAAAAALHPALGAYEQAAAAYPFSAGLPPATSCPEKCALFNSVSSSLCKQCTEKP, encoded by the coding sequence ATGGAGAGGGCGCTGAGCCTGGCGGCCGAGGAGGACTTGTTCCACAAGAGCCTGGGCGCGGCGACCAAGAGGATGGAGTCCGCCTTCCGCTCGCCCCCCGGGCTGGAGCTGGCCGcccacccgccgccgccgccgcgccagCCGCCCTCGCCGCTGGGCTGCTACGAGGCGGCCGAGTCggaggcggcggcgctgctgcggGAAGGCGGCGGGGCGCTGGGGGCCGGCGAGGCGCTGGGCGTCCCCTTCGGGCCGGGCCGCGGCTCGGCGGCGGAGAGCAGCGGCGGCGAGCAGAGCCCCGACGACGACAGCGACGGGCGCTGCGAGCTGCTGCTgcgggggccggggggcgcgGGCGGCGGCGCGGGGGGCGCCCTCCTCAAGGCCcccgagggcggcggcggcggcggggggggcgcgcACGGCGTCGGGGGCCCCAAGAAGTCCAAGGAGCAGAAGGCGCTGCGCCTCAACATCAACGCCCGCGAGCGGCGGCGCATGCACGACCTCAACGACGCGCTGGACGAGCTGCGGGCCGTCATCCCCTACGCGCACAGCCCGTCGGTGCGCAAGCTCTCCAAGATCGCCACGCTGCTGCTGGCCAAGAACTACATCCTCATGCAGGCGCAGGCCCTCGACGAGATGCGCCGCCTCGTCGCCtatctcaaccagggccaggccgTCTCCGCCGCCTCCCTGCCCGGCTCGgcggccgcggcggcggcggcggcggcggccgcggccCTCCACCCGGCCCTGGGGGCCTACGAGCAGGCGGCCGCCGCCTACCCCTTCAGCGCCGGCCTGCCGCCCGCCACCTCGTGCCCGGAGAAATGTGCCCTCTTCAACAGCGTCTCGTCCAGCCTCTGCAAACAGTGCACGGAGAAGCcttag